CTGCCCACCTCAGGATGCGGCTTCGGGCCAAAGGCACCAGTTGAAGGTCTCCTCCCACTGTTGACACACTGCCCAGACGCATCTTCAATGCTGCGACAAGAGACAAAACGTGTGATTTCGGGCACATTGTAAAACAAATAACAGCTCATGTGGATgggaaacaaatattttttttttttttaatggtctgCTCTCAAGAGTACCCCGTCATTTCTTTCCTCACCATATGGACTTTGACAATAGTTGTCCTGGATGTCAGTCTCTCCCTCAGCTGCAAGACTGCAGGCTTCACAAATGACACTTCCTGAAAGGAGAGATTATACATGTCTCCATCTGCAGCAGAAATGGACTCATTCTAATGTATAATTAATGAATGTAGGCGGGGTTACACAAAGTAACTATTGTAAGCTGAACCTATCTCATCAATAAAGCAGTTTTAATTGTTAACGTAACAGAATATTTTCAGAAAAGACAGTGGGCCGCAATTGCCCCCGGGCCATAGTTTGCATGTTTCAGAAAGTTAGTAGCAGCACACAAACCTTTGAGCGCCTCCTCGTGGGTGATCTCCTCCATTGTTCGCGCATCCTGCTCCCCAGTTGGAGGGATGCAGAGCTGGGTCCCGCGTGGAAAGCGGCTGCAGTTGAACATTTCCGGCCAGGGGAAGCCGAAGGCGCTCATGACGGGGACGCAGTGGTCGCGCACGGCCTCGCAGAGGCTCCTGCACGGGCTGACCGGCCCGCTGTAGTCCGGCACACATACCGGAGCGAATAAGGAGCACAAGAACTTCTTAGTGTCCCGGTGACACAGCTTGGAGACAAGCGGCAGCCAGGCGGCAGACTGCTGCTGGGTTTCCCGTAGAGTGTCGTGGCCCAGCAGGTTGGGTAGCCTCATGTGCCGGTAGCCGATGCCGTGGCACAGAGACAGGCTGCTCGGTATCGGCTTGCACACCGACCGGACCGACGAACTGAAGCCGAGCGACGGCGTTCCGAGGTGTGCAGGAGCGAGAGCGTCAGACGCCAGAGAAACTCCAagcatcaaaacaaacaagagcGCTTTCATagtggttgtttttgtcccAGCCCCAACTCAAGGTGAGTTCCACAGCGCTGGAAGCTCTTTTCCGCCTGCTCCCTCCCCTCTGTCGGTGGGCGTAAATAAAAAGAGGTGTGGAGGAAACTGGAGGGTAAACAAGAGGACAGACGCCTGTTAATCATCACCACCGCCCCCAAAAGGTTTGGTGACTACTTCTTGTCTGCAGCCAGGATGTCTGCAAAGCTGCTCAACTGACGTGATGCATTCAAGTGCAATCAAGAGTCGTGTGCATGGAGTTGAAGTTAGTGACTTCTGAGAAATGGGCTTGGAATGCAAAACGTTACTCGATGTTCCAAAGATAATTGCATAAATGATGACTTGCTGGATTGTtcccatatttatttattgtgcaaTAGATGTAATATATCAATTCCCTCTTTCCAGCCACTAGGTTGTTCCCAGGCCAGAGGACAAGTGTCGTATCATTccacatttgcaaaaaaaacattaggccGACTCACATAGAGAAGATACAACTTAGCCATGTCTGTCATCTAGTGGTGAATGATGATATTACAACTCAAAACAACAATAAAGGCCTGCACATTCATGTTTCAGCAGACGTGGATTCGCATATTCACCTATTTTAGTTCTAGTATAGTTTCCtgtgattccccccccccttttatcaaataaaaaacaaatgtgcatcAGTGATTCTCTTTTATGCAAAACGTTCTgaatttgtagaaaataaaattgttgtctaTCCCTGCACTATACGTACAGAGGAGCACGAgtttcatgttgttgtttttttaaggttcAACAGTTTTTGCTATGGAAACAAGAATTTCAACAGCCTGAGCATTTGGATAAGTTCAAGTTACAAACACGTTATGTACACGACCTCTAAATGCTTGGTACATCATGTTAAGTGGTTGTCAGCAGCTGTTAATGGAATCATCAGTGTTACAGTTCAGTATGTTCTACTCTGTCATTCTGTACTTAGCCTGAGGGGCgctaaaaagaagaagaaagaaaacgtGTGAGTTGAGATAGGCTGCCACGCATACACCAACAAGCCTTATCTTGTCTTTGTATTTTACAGCTTCCTTATATGAGTTTCCTTTTTGTTGGCCTATCAGAAAATTggccatcagaaaaaaaaacttttaacagAGTCAATAAATATTTATGCATTGACTGTCTTTATACTGTACTGTTTACAtaagaaacaaaacattgaacagagttttattttattagacTGTACTTGTAATGTCTTTATTAACATTGTTAACATGAGGAAGGCGACCCCAAGTGGACATCAAAATACCTGCATCGTCACATAATTTCCGTCTTCACGTTGTAGGgttcaaagaaagaaaataagaagaaatcaACCAAAACGTAGGCGAGACATTTATGTAAGCGATACTGATATAATTCAAAAGAGCGGAAGTTGCAAATTACTAAACAAGACAAATCTGCAGCCTTGTGTAGTCACAATTCATTTTCTTTCACACAGAAATAGTTCAAGGAGAAAAAGCCAGGTGGAAAAAAATGGCCAGTATACTAGCagttactttttaaaaaatataaaacaatttatAAGTAGTATTTTTAACTCCCTTGAGTTTAAAAACGGCGCCGTGGCGTCACCACCGGAAGTGACGTCCTTGTTGTTGCACGCGCAGTGCAGCTGTCATGTGATAGCTGCTTCTGCTGAGTGTTTCCAACAGTAGCTGCCCAAACTCACCTCTTTTGATGAAGTCCAAATAACGCTCAAGCCCGATTGTATGTTTGTTGTTACGGACGGCTGCTTTCTGCGGGAAAACCGGGAAGCCGGAGTGCACCGGACGCTGCCATGGGCTGTTGTTACAGCAGCGACAACGAGTCTGCAGAGCAGGTAGTTAGCCGCTTAGCTTGCTAAAACAAGCTCCAAAGATTTTAGTCCGCGGTCGTACGAGCACTACTCACTCGAAATGATTGACAGGACAAACGATTGGTGATGTCAGAGGATGCGTGAATATTAAAAGAGGTTTATTCCGCTATTAGAGCTTTTAAAAGATTACATTTAGCATGCTCAGTGATGGCCTAGTTTAGGGTAGTTTGCTGATTGCACACGGTGGAAATGAGAACTGCTGAAAGTAAAGAAATGTGTCACGAGTTCTTTGGCCATGTTGATTAATAGCAAAGGGGAGCTAATCCGTATGGccacattgaaaaaaagtgaAGCAATTAAAAAGGTTGATTGACGTGGTTACTGTCTTACAAAGCTCACAAGATACTTTCAAGTTCCGAATTTTTGTATGACTCAAGCTCTTCCTCAAGTTCCGTTTGAGGAAACATCCCCGTTCGTTCAGAATAGCCTGTCACAATGACATTGTCCGTATATTTTTTCCGTCTTAGTTTTGGAATTTGTGGCAGAAGTGTGGCAAAAGTTACTCACACGATCCACGAGCTTAGCATAGTTTGGAAGAAAAGTTAGTTTATTCTGATACAAATACTTTTGTAGTCATCAGTAAGAGAATGTGaaagagaaaatgaaaacaaaatgcaacAATAACTTATTTGTGCATAAACATAGTAAAATGACAGTTCTGTATAAACATTGCACGCTCAAAATAAATCTtatgtaaatataaaatgtttcTTCAAGTGAAATTGGATTGTTTCCTCTGGCACAATTGATGAACTCTCACTGATGGTCCAGATTAATTTTTGGTAATTTTCTGATTGAAGGATAATGAACGCAAGCCGCTGATCACCCACCCAAACCCTGTCAGCAAACCCCCAAATGGCACGGACTGGATCACTCCTACCGTCCCCTCAGCCCGAACAGATGAGCAGGCGCTGCTCACATCCATCCTCACCAAAACTGCACAGTAAGATTGGGATCCACCCTGACTCAGTTCGATAATCCAAGACGTTAATAAACATTGTCGTTTGTTGCGCAGGAACATCATTGACGTGTCGGCAGCCGACTCGGTCATGATGGAGCAGCATGAGTATATGGACAAAGCTCGGCAATACAGGTATATTTCAAGCTTGTATGAAAATAACTGCTATTTGACTGGGGATGGAACATATCATTGAACATAGTCTTCCATACGTGACCAtacatatatatctatatttttGTGGACGTGACACTGATAGGTGTGCTGGCTATAGCACAAAGTATACAAGAATAATTCCCAAGCCCTAGTTGTGACCTCTAGTGCTGACCACATCACCTATCGCCATAATggactaaaaataacatttccaACACTGTGGGGTGAGTGGGCAAGAcgtgaatgaaatgaaataactgTATGTCCCTCTGCTCAGCACCAAGCTTGCTGTTTTGAGCAGCAGTATGCCCCAGAAGAAAGCCCTGGCTCTCCCCTCCCTCACTAGCCAGCCCCACCAAGTGCTCGCCAGCGACCTGGTGCCATACTCGGATGTTCAGCAggtaatcacacacacaactcaCTTTCAAAATGCTGCACGGGGACTGAATGTGAAACCCAAAACAAGTCTTAAGAAAGATTAGAATCATTGTCATGTACTTTTGCAGGTATCCAAGATAGCGGCATATGCCTATAGTGCAATCTCTCAAATCAAAGTGGATGCGAAAGAAGAACTAGTGGTTCAGTTTGCCATTCCTTGAACTGACAACTCTGGGCTGCGTATGGCTCCTCCCATCATTGAGTACGTCCCTGCCGTGCCTGCAACCACACCCTTCTCTCCGGCCATTTATCAAATTGTCACAGTCGGCGCCACGTAGCATCACAACGGCCATCTCGTCACACAAATCAAAAGTCAGTGAGAAGTTGTCAACTCCCATCCACATCATGGGCCTCCCTTGAATCACAAAATAAGCATAATAAAATGTGCAAGTTCTGCCATTGATCCTGCTAGCTGTTCTTTGTTACATCAAATTTGTTTACAAAGTTGAATTTTGGATATCCAGCTGAAGAATTCTGATATTATATACAAAATAAGTAAAAACTGTCATTGGTAACCGTTTCAACTCAAGATCAAACGCAATACATTAATTTCTGGGAGGCTAATTGACGGGTTATTATTTTGCACATTTCCACTTGGTGAGGTTGCAATAGGCTTCACTACACTGAAGTTCCATAAAGGTTCTAATCCCATAAAACCTGTGTAGCACTGGAGGCCTAcggttggaggggggggggggggggggacttgggGAGGGCGTGTTGGGAAAGgtgtgtattatttttttgccttttttgtaCAGAATTTTCTGGCTAATTCTAAAGCTGAAGATGATTGTAGAGGGTGTTTTTTGGAAAGTTCGCAATTGGC
This genomic window from Syngnathus typhle isolate RoL2023-S1 ecotype Sweden linkage group LG6, RoL_Styp_1.0, whole genome shotgun sequence contains:
- the lamtor1 gene encoding ragulator complex protein LAMTOR1 codes for the protein MGCCYSSDNESAEQDNERKPLITHPNPVSKPPNGTDWITPTVPSARTDEQALLTSILTKTAQNIIDVSAADSVMMEQHEYMDKARQYSTKLAVLSSSMPQKKALALPSLTSQPHQVLASDLVPYSDVQQVSKIAAYAYSAISQIKVDAKEELVVQFAIP
- the sfrp2l gene encoding secreted frizzled-related protein 2-like encodes the protein MKALLFVLMLGVSLASDALAPAHLGTPSLGFSSSVRSVCKPIPSSLSLCHGIGYRHMRLPNLLGHDTLRETQQQSAAWLPLVSKLCHRDTKKFLCSLFAPVCVPDYSGPVSPCRSLCEAVRDHCVPVMSAFGFPWPEMFNCSRFPRGTQLCIPPTGEQDARTMEEITHEEALKGSVICEACSLAAEGETDIQDNYCQSPYALKMRLGSVSTVGGDLQLVPLARSRILRWAGGGAERAGIRGAMAHDALWLQEGGTCACPGLDSADNKDGVVGREVMDKKVNGVLDGWYLALAQAEEGRLVLTRLVRWTRSDKDLKKFIRRLMKQACPEL